A portion of the Chelmon rostratus isolate fCheRos1 chromosome 15, fCheRos1.pri, whole genome shotgun sequence genome contains these proteins:
- the LOC121618711 gene encoding SRA stem-loop-interacting RNA-binding protein, mitochondrial, with protein MAAPSKKVFEAFVTKIPWTVAGKEMREYFGQFGSVKKCLLPFDKETGFHRGFCWIGFTTEEGLNNALEKDSHMLEGAKLQVQRNRRPFAAQKLDKDGELD; from the exons ATGGCAGCGCCGTCTAAGAAGGTTTTCGAGGCGTTCGTTACTAAAATACCATGGACTGTGGCTGGCA aggaGATGAGGGAGTACTTTGGACAGTTTGGCTCAGTGAAGAAGTGTCTCCTACCATTT GATAAAGAAACAGGCTTCCACAGAGGCTTCTGCTGGATTGGATTCACAACAGAGGAAGGACTGAATAATGCACTCGAGAAAGACTCACACATGCTGGAGGGAGCCAAG ctccaGGTTCAGAGGAACAGACGTCCGTTTGCAGCACAGAAGTTGGACAAAGACGGTGAATTGGACTGA
- the LOC121618600 gene encoding piggyBac transposable element-derived protein 3-like, with amino-acid sequence MAGITARIFYSSSRQKYGQGRMSFSRAERLLNAIADDSDIEDLSDGEENDPAGADEQQDERADLSPVEYMEQYIDIELLKLLADCTNSMSLAKSGRSLNTSVEEMYHFFGASILMSCIPYPQTRMFWSTSLRIPAISDTMRRDRFFKLRSHLKVVIDDDVPEDRKTDKFWKVRPFMNRILKGCHAQARPESVSIDEQMIPFTGACPFRQYVPLKPNPVGMKNFVLASADGIVLDFEVYQGSKSLAAQVPDTEGLGLGALVLKRLTKTVHPGTKVYCDRFFTTTSAVDSMLEKQVYLSGTVMKNRIPKAMQKLPSDKIMKQQGRGTSASVVRGDGKLSVVKWFDNKPVLMLSAVHAKEPEDTCQRWSKKDKCYITVRRPNVVKEYNAKMGGVDLSDRMMSYYRMSVRTKKWTIRMLMHFMDLALANSWLLYRRDHKEHGTPRKAIMTFLAFRMDVAQVFLNKCDVTHAEEESACCPQSVQRSLVTPVPHISVRTTSNAHLPEVVDLKNPMRCRQQGCPGKSRVRCTTCFVFLCLQSRRNCYEAFHRG; translated from the exons atggcagGAATCACAGCAAGAATTTTCTACAGCAGCTCCCGACAGAAATATGGACAAG GGAGAATGTCCTTTTCGAGAGCTGAACGATTGCTGAATGCAATCGCAGATGACTCTGACATTGAAGATTTGTCAGATGGTGAAGAGAATGATCCTGCT GGAGCTGATGAACAACAAGATGAGAGAGCAGATTTGTCGCCGGTGGAGTACATGGAGCAGTACATTGACATAGAACTATTGAAACTCCTTGCTGACTGTACAAATTCTATGTCATTAGCTAAAAGTGGGAGATCTCTCAACACATCGGTTGAAGAGATGTACCACTTTTTTGGAGCATCCATCTTGATGTCCTGCATCCCTTACCCACAAACCCGCATGTTCTGGTCCACTAGCCTGAGAATCCCTGCCATTAGTGACACAATGAGACGCGACCGTTTCTTCAAGCTGAGGAGCCATCTGAAGGTAGtaattgatgatgatgttccCGAAGACAGGAAAACCGACAAATTCTGGAAGGTGAGGCCTTTCATGAATCGCATACTCAAAGGCTGCCACGCTCAGGCTCGACCAGAATCCGTCTCAATAGATGAGCAGATGATACCATTCACTGGAGCCTGTCCGTTCCGCCAGTATGTGCCGCTAAAGCCAAATCCAGTTGGCATGAAGAACTTTGTCTTGGCATCAGCAGATGGCATCGTTCTGGACTTTGAAGTGTACCAAGGCTCAAAGTCATTGGCTGCACAGGTTCCGGACACAGAAGGATTGGGTTTGGGAGCCCTGGTCCTCAAACGGCTGACAAAAACAGTGCACCCTGGTACAAAGGTGTACTGCGACAGGTTCTTCACCACCACATCAGCTGTGGACTCCATGCTGGAGAAGCAG gtgTATCTATCTGGTACAGTCATGAAGAACAGGATTCCAAAAGCAATGCAGAAGCTGCCAAGTGACAAGATCATGAAGCAGCAAGGCAGAGGTACCTCTGCATCAGTTGTCAGGGGAGATGGGAAACTGAGTGTTGTGAAATGGTTTGACAACAAGCCAGTCCTGATGCTCTCTGCTGTCCACGCTAAGGAGCCAGAGGATACCTGCCAGCGTTGGTCTAAGAAAGACAAATGCTACATAACCGTCAGACGACCAAATGTTGTAAAGGAGTACAACGCAAAGATGGGTGGGGTAGACTTATCAGACAGAATGATGAGCTACTACAGGATGAGTGTGCGAACGAAGAAGTGGACGATTCGCATGCTTATGCACTTCATGGATCTGGCTCTGGCCAACAGCTGGCTGCTGTATCGCAGAGATCACAAAGAACATGGTACCCCAAGAAAGGCTATCATGACGTTCCTTGCGTTCCGCATGGACGTGGCTCAGGTGTTCCTCAACAAGTGTGATGTCACgcatgcagaggaagagagtgcATGCTGTCCACAATCTGTCCAAAGATCCCTGGTCACTCCAGTCCCCCACATCTCAGTGCGTACAACCTCTAATGCTCATCTGCCAGAAGTTGTCGATCTCAAGAACCCGATGCGTTGCAGACAACAAGGCTGCCCTGGGAAATCCCGCGTGCGCTGTACGACATGCTTTGTGTTCCTCTGCCTGCAAAGTAGGCGCAACTGCTATGAAGCCTTTCACAGAGGCTAG
- the alkbh1 gene encoding nucleic acid dioxygenase ALKBH1 — MAKMAASMAESGEDAFRKMFKFYKRRNPPPDFSDVIDFSKCATSDKILPAKLDPAAVSDAQAARVGLQPVRHWRAFGLQGYPGFIFISNPFLLDSQQFWVRQCLKTYPQKPNVCNLDVHMSPSDTQDIWGKSVHGLSLPPSGKREPKTLLERLRWVTLGYHYNWDTKTYSANHYTPFPVDLHLLSLQITAACGFPGFNTEAAILNYYRSDSSLGIHVDESELDHSCPLLSFSFGQSAIFLLGGMCRQDPPTAMYMHSGDMMVMSGQSRLLYHAVPRIVPAPQGHTASVMGGCSLASSLQDSTVVEPVTEEDWVVCSRYIQSSRVNVTVRQVLGPGQSFPETSSSHQRTDAGKTVGYHDGPADGASGKRKRSTSCEC; from the exons ATGGCCAAGATGGCAGCCTCCATGGCGGAGAGTGGAGAAGATGCATTTAGAAAAATGTTCAAGTTTTACAAGAGAAGAAACCCTCCGCCAGATTTCAGCGATGTCATTGACTTCTCCAAATGTGCAACGAGTGACAAG ATACTTCCAGCTAAACTGGACCCTGCTGCAGTGAGTGATGCCCAGGCTGCAAGGGTTGGATTACAGCCTGTCCGACACTGGAGAGCCTTTGGGCTGCAGGGCTACCCAG gattcatcttcatctccaaCCCATTCCTGCTGGACTCCCAACAGTTCTGGGTCAGACAGTGTCTGAAGACCTACCCTCAGAAGCCCAATGTCTGCAACCTGGACGTGCACATGTCTCCCTCTGACACCCAGGACATCTGGGGCAAGAGTGTACATGGACTCAG TTTGCCTCCTTCTGGAAAGAGAGAACCAAAGACTCTTCTGGAGAGGCTGCGCTGGGTCACTCTGGGCTATCATTACAACTGGGATACCAAG ACTTACTCTGCCAACCATTACACTCCTTTTCCAGTTGATCTCCACTTGCTGTCCCTCCAAATAACAGCTGCATGTGGGTTCCCAGGGTTCAACACAGAAGCTGCAATCCTCAACTACTACCGATCTGACTCATCGTTGGGAATCCATGTGGATGAATCTGAACTCGATCACAGCTGCCCGCTGCTGTCATtcag TTTTGGACAGTCAGCCATCTTCCTCCTGGGAGGCATGTGCAGACAGGACCCCCCCACAGCTATGTACATGCACAGTGGGGACATGATGGTAATGTCCGGACAGAGCCGCCTCCTTTACCACGCTGTTCCACGCATTGTTCCAGCACCTCAGGGACATACAGCCTCAGTAATGGGAGGCTGCAGCCTGGCCTCATCCCTGCAGGACAGCACTGTGGTGGAGCCGGTGACAGAGGAGGACTGGGTGGTGTGCTCCAGGTACATCCAGAGCTCCAGAGTGAATGTGACTGTCAGGCAGGTGCTGGGGCCTGGGCAGAGCTTCCCGGAAACATCCTCTTCTCACCAAAGAACTGATGCAGGCAAGACAGTGGGGTACCATGATGGACCAGCAGATGGAGCGAgtgggaagaggaagaggagtacTAGCTGTGAATGCTGA